The Aedes albopictus strain Foshan chromosome 2, AalbF5, whole genome shotgun sequence region TCTCCCAGTACTCCCAGGTGCGATTCCGCTGCGCCCgatagtggccgtaagcttcAAGCCGCGTCGAACCGATTGTTGGTCGTCGATCTCCGACTCTCCACTCCTCCTATCCAGAAGCCAGCTGGTGTACTGCAGAGATCCCTGCTCCCCGTTTCCAAAGACGCAGGGTGCGATTTCTCACGATCGCGAACGGCGCGCGGTACACTTCTTGGCGCGATAGAAGTGTTGGTGTACCGCTGATTCTCGCTGCTGATGAACCGTTGTCTTGACCGCAAAGCGTGTTTTTACTTCTTAGGAAGTTTGTAGTTGACAAACGAATTTGCGTACATAGCTGTATAATGGTCAAGGTGGAGAGGTAGTTTATGAAAAGTTGTTGCTCATCCCACCTGACTGTGGACGCTCGACCTGGTTTGGGAGCTCGACTGGGAACTAATCCGAGATTGCCTAGGCTCCGTTGTCTGATGAGTGCCGCTGAACGACGAACTAGACTCCACTGCAGAGATTATTCTTGTGCGGCGCAGCACCGTCAGGGTCCTCCGTGTTTCCGGAGCGCGTTGTGTTTCTTCTTCACTGCGTTCCTTCTGCTACCCTTGGGCGTTGTCTGGTTTCTCGCTCTGCGCCATGGAATCTTGACCGCTTCGCGTATTTTGGTGTATCTCCGAAGATAATTCGTAGTTGACAGCTGTTgctgcttacatagcttgtggaATTACTTCGTTAGTCTGGCTTTATGTCCTTGGCATGATACTGTCCTCGCTTGCCATCCTTCACGTCTTCCAGCACGTAGAGATTGCTTCCCAGGATCTTCACCACCGTCGCCGGAGCGAATTTGGAGTCGAGTTTGCGGTTGATGTGATCCACCTTGGAAGACTGCGTGAATGTTCTACGCCAGACGAGATCACCAACCTTGAAAACGATGTCGCGTGTCCGCAGATTGTATCGCTGCTTCGTCTTTTCGTGGTTGTTCTTTATGCGCTGGATGATGAACTGGTGGATACGACGAATCGCCGATAGCCGTACGTCCTGTGCCACTTTCGGATCGTCGGGCGTGTTCAACTCCTGCTGAGTATACAGATCAGTGTGCAGTATCAGCTCCCTACCGAAGTTCGCATAGTGCGGGCTGACACCGGTCGCCTCGTGCTTCGCTCCGTTGATGGCTGCTACGATCGCTTGCAGGTTTTCGTCCCAGCCTCGGTGATCTTCATCCAACAGAGCTCGTATGCAGGTGATGAGGACTCTGTTCACTCTCTCGGCATTGTTCACCATCGGACAGTAGAACGCAGTCTTCATGTGAATGATGTTGTGCTTAGCGATCAACGCTTTGAAGGCAGCCGACAGAAATTGCTTCCCGTTGTCCGAGAGAATGATCCGTGGTCGAGAGTAGCGTAGGAAGACTTgctgttctaggaattccaccatttTAACGGAGTCCGCAGATCTCATCGGATGAACGACAACGTATTTCGTCACCCAGTCCACTACGACGAGCATCACTGTGTTTCCGGCACGAGAGCGAGTGAAAGGACCTACGAAGTCGACCGACACCAATTCCCAAGGTACACGGGCAGGTTTGGGACCACCCATGTTCGGCATCATTGTTCTGTTCGGCGCTTTGCTGGCTTTGCATGTCTCGCATCCCCTCACGTACCGTGCGACGTCCTCCATCATCTTCGGCCAGTAAAAGTGGTTCTGCAGCTTCTGCCAAGTCTTCTGGAATCCGAGATGCGCTCCTGATGTTGAGTCGTGGAACTTCGCAATCACTTCAGCTCGCTGATTGAGCGGGACAACTTTCCTCCACCGGTGTGTCAGCGCGCCTTCTTCATTCCTACAGCTGCAGTTCTTGTAAAGCTCTTGATTCACCAGACGGAAGTCCGGAAACTTAGCCCCGTCTTGCTGCACTCGTTCCGTTAACTTCTGGTACCACTGATCGACGGAAGCATCTGCAGCGAAGACCATCGTGCTGACAATTCTAGACAAAGCATCCGGTACCGTGTTGATTTCTCCCTTCCGGTATTTGATGTCGAAGTCGAAGGCGTTCAATCTGAGTATCCAGCGACTCATGAGTGCTGTAGGGTTCTTCATTGATCTCAGATAGCTCAAGGCAGAGTGATCGCAGTGTACCGTGAACTTCGTGCCCTCTACGTACCCTCTAAACTTCTCTATTGCCCGGATGACGGCCAAACATTCACGTTCTGTCACAGAATACTTTCGCTCTGACGAGGACAGTTTCTGGGAGAAGTAGGCAATAGGATGTTCTTCCCCGTCTGTCTCCTGCGTCAGTACCGCACCAATCGCTACATCGCTCGCATCGCATGCAATGGCAAACGGTTTCGTGTGATCAGGCATCGCTAGAACTGGTGCTGCTACCAAGGCTGATTTGAGTTTCAGGAACGCGTCTTCTGCATCTTTCGTCCATCGGAACTTGGTTTTCGTCTTCGTCAGCTCTGTCAGCGGTACTGCGATTCTGGAGAAGTTCGCAATGAACCTGCGGTACCAGTTGCACATTCCTAAAAACCGCTGTACCTCCTTCCTGCATTGCGGAGCTGGGAAACGCACGATGCACTCAAACTTCTCCTGATCTACGTTCCATCCGCTTTGATTCAGCACATATCCCAGGTACTTCATCTCCTCCAGGCAGAACTTCGACTTTTCGGCGGAGATAGTCAGTCCAGCGTCCCTCAGCCGCTTTGCCACTTCCTTCATCAGCTTGATGTGCTCGTCGAAGGTGCGTGAACAGATGATTATATCGTCCAGGTAGTGGAACACGTGAGGTTCCAGGTCGGCGAAGATGTGCGTCATCAGCCGTGCCAGCGCTTGACTCGCTGTACAAAGTCCGAAGGGGACGACCTTGAACTGGAAGTGACCTCTTTGCGGCACTGTGAAAGCTGTCACCGGCCGGGATTTCTCTTCCAATGGCATTTGCCAGAAGGCATCTTTTAGGTCGATCGCCGAGATGTAGGTGCATCCGCTGAGGTTGTTCATGATTGCCGATATCTGTGGGATGGGATACCCCTCGTTAACCATCACCGAGTTAAGGTGACGGGCATCTAGACAGACACGGTACTGACCGGTCTTCTTCTTCACGGCAACCAGCGGGTTGTTCCACGGCGAGAATAGTGCCTCTTCTATCACGTCGAGCTCCAGCATCCGGTCGATCTCCTTATTCACCTCGTCGAGAACGTACTTGGACATGGGATAATAGCGCTGTTTTCGTGGCTTCGCTTCTCCAACGTCGATTCGATGTACGTACCGGTCTGTTCTTCCGAGTCTTCCGGGTTCGGCCTTCGGGAAGTGGCTTATGGCTTCGTCCAGTATCTGCTTCTCTTCTTCTGACAACGGCTTCATGGATTCTTGTTGCGGCGCGACCTCCTTTTCAGCCTCCAGGTTTATCGTGCAGCACACAGGTTTTATGCTAAAGgcgttccagaagttcatcccgaAGATCACACAGGTCGGCAACGTGGGAAGGAGCAACATCGACACGACTTCATTTTTGTTGTTGTAGGCTATCGGCAATCGGGTGTACGATTGTATGCGATGCTCAGTTCCGTCTGCCGTCTTGATGCCTCCTACCAGAGCTATTTGCTGCAAGCCTAGCTCCTGCGCCATCTTTACGTTGTCGCCTCCTAGAATCGAACAGTTGGCCCCGCTGTCGAGTAATCCGGTAACTTGTTTCCCGAGTATGTCTACCACTGCGTGCGGACGATTGTCGTTGTCGGGGTTGATGATCAGTGAGTTGATCTGAGCTAGGTCAGGAATTGTAGAGGGATCGTCGAATTGAGGCGAGGATGTCCTACCCTCTGTTACTGGCTCCCCGCTTGCGCGTTTCCCGAGCGTTGAAGACAGGTCGGGCAACTTCGCAACGAGAATCCCTTTTGTCCACAGCGATAGCAGAACAGTACTGCCTGGGGTTTGGCGCAGTCCATAAACCGGTGTCCCCCTTCGTCACAGTTCCAGCAGATCATCGCCGCCGGTGGATCTCGAGCGTTGTTTGCCTCAGGAACTTGGCGATGGTTGTTAGGATTGCTCGCTGACATTTGTGGGAACTGTTGGTTGGGTGACTGCCTTCCTACGGCTTCTCGACGGTCGAATCTCAGCTTCAACGCATTCACCTGCTGTAACAGGGCTTCCATCCGCTGGTCCATCTTATCTTCGTCCTGCGCTACCTGTTCTGCTTCTGCACTGTAGGCTGTTGGCGAACAGCTTTCTCCATAACTGTGAAAGCTTTCCGTTTCCATAGCATGAACCTTTCCAAATCTTTGGAGCGGTAGTTGTGGCTTCGACGGACGCAGCGAAGAGTTCGGAGTAGCCAGCGCTGGTTCAATCAGTGCCCCATACGGTAGCGAGATGCGTCGCTGATGATGCTGTAGCTTCCGGAGTTCGTCTAGTTCTTTGCACGCCTTCACCAGCAGACGTATGGAGTGGTGTGATGCGGCAATCGGAGCATACGTGGAGTTCATGTTCTTCTTGATGATGAACAGCTTCTCTTGATCAGTCACCGGAGGATCTACGTATTGGAAGAGAGTGGATATATCTTGGTAGAATTTGGAGAACGGCTCTTCTTCGCCCTGCAAGCGGTGGTATGCTTCGGCCCGCAGAATGTAGGCGTAGCTCGCCGGCAAGAATTCTTGTCTGATCAGCCGCTTGAAATCGTCCCAGGTTACCAACTCTCCCGACACGTATACATTGCTGTACCAGTTGAGCGCGTCGTCCAGAAGCAGATGTTTGACGTTCCTCAGCAGCACATCCTCCGTTACTCCTTCCGATGCAGCGAAAATCTCCACACGTTGCAGAAAGGTGTTCAGCGACGACCCATCCTTCTCGCCTTTGTATCTGAACGGCCAGTTATGGATGGCCTTCAGTGTTCTTCTTTCTTCTAACAGCGGTCTTGGAACGTGTTCTTGCGCCCTGTAGTTCAGCTGTCGCAGTAGATCGGCCCGCAGTTGGTTGTAGTCACCTCTCGCATCAGCTTCGCCCGCATCGGTTCTTATCGGTTCATATGGCGGTGGTGGAATGGTGCTGCCCATCGTTGGTTCTCGCCAGCTGGAGTTTTTCTGCGCTTCAAACCTGTTGTTCGGGACGACTCGCTGACCAACCGCGCTCCAACCTCTTCCTCGCGTGGTACGCATGGCTTCTAACGATGCAGCGCCTCTCTCGTTGTCGTGGAGTGTTGAGCTGTCGCGTTGAGGTCTAGCTGCTGTCGGCTCGGTCACTGGAGATGCTGTATGTCGCTGTTGTCGCTCAGCGTGGATGATGGACGCTTGATTCGATGTACCCGAATGGTTGACTGGATTTCCATTCTCGTCGAATCCTAGGAAGTCTCCTTCAGTCACGGTCGAAGATTGTGTGGTCCCTTTTGGAACTGCACCGGTACTGCTTCTGTTAGCACTGTCACTGTTCACTGGTCTGGCACTTTTCTTCGTTCTTCCTAGCGCATCGTCCACATCTTCCAGGGAAAACTGCACTAAAAGCGCCACGGCTGCGTGTGTGTCGAGGAAAGCTACCGGTGGATCCACGATGGATAGTCTGTCCCGATAGTGCACTAACCGCGACCGTAGTAAACGAACTGCTGGGAGATCACCGCGCTTCAATGCTGCTTCCACTTCGGGTATTAATTCGCGCACGCGAGATTGACATTGACTGATATTGTCTCCCACATCCATAACATGGGAGGAATTGTCGTAAAGTATTCCTTTTATTTCATCATCCTGCATAAGAGCACGCAAGCGAACTGCTCTTGCCCTGCGAGGAAGTGCCCCGAGATTGTTCACGTGGCGCAAGGCCAGTTCGTAACTGATCTCTTCTTCTGATAGGCTTGCTAGATCCATGATCCAAAAGGTCTTAATTAGCCAACtagacaaaaactaaaaaagtggTAGGTTCTACAAATGTGCTACAAAATAAGAGAATTGTGCTACAAACAGAACACAAATTCTAAAATCTACAAACCACAAACTAAAATGGTTCGttttgttgggcgccaatgtTGTGAAACGATCGTTGCTGGTGAGAAAGGGGCATTGATCGGACCGGCTAACAACATAAGACGCAAAGTTTCAAATTCAGTGTGCAAACCCTTTATTACGTTTTCCCAAACATTCTGTCTCCTGCCTTCTGATCCCTAGCTTCTAACTAGTTTCTTCCCATACTACATAATCTTCTTCGGTACTCACGCTCGTTTTCTTCCTGGGTGCACCCGTCTTCTTGTCGGCTCCGCGCCGCTTATCACTCGGCTTGATACGCCCACATTTCGCAAGTCCACAAATGTCCGCTCATGGATATGCGCACGGACTGACGCGTCGACTGGAACCACTGTCGGCCTTGGAAGCCCGAGTCGTCTTCAGGTGAGACGAATTTTCCTCCGTCGCTTCTCGCTACACGCCGCAGGCTACTGCAGTACGTCGTGGCCGTGTTTCGCTTGCCCCCGTCCGTCTCCAATCGATTTCCGTCCGGACAGTCGTCCGGGATGACCCAGGGCAATCTGATGCGAGCCGGGTGATGCGTCGGGCTGGACACGGCTCTTCTTTTCCCCGTCGTCTTAGAAGTCGGAACCGTATTCCGGTGTGGCGAATGCGTCCTCCGTGGCTTCTCGCTGCTCACTGCAGGTTGCTCCGGTACGGTGGTGATCGTGTCTCGCTTGCCCACGTCTGCCTCCAGTCGGATCCCGTCCGTGGAGCCGTCCGGGTGGACGCTGCCAAAAGATTCGAGGCTCTGAAAGAAAAGCCCTGACACGTACTCAAATTAGTATCTCGAGGTCCCCTATTAATGGCGAGGATGGGGAACCTACTTCTTATGAAGGCTTTTCCGTTTGTAACAGATCCCGTGGATGGCCAATCGCTGGGCGTCGAGTTCGTTCTGTGTGGCTAGGTTTAGATCTGGGGAGAAGGGTTCCGTTAGTCCACGCTTGTCACACTACGGTCAAAGGGACTCACCTAGGTGGTTGCTCTGGTTTTAACTCGTATCATCCACCGCCGCACACTTTGCGGGTACGCTGTGCCTGCCAACAACCGTGCAGTTTAGAATGGTGCTGTTTCCTACGGATTGCTCGTCGAATGGTGCATGCAATTCGTGTTTTGTGCAAGGCACACCAGTCCAACAAGGACACAGTGCTGTTCGATGAGCGTGATTCCCACTAAAAGCATGTATTTCATCAGCTGGCCGTGTTTCTGGAGTTTTCTCATGCCACTCACCTTAGAACGAAGATCGCGTGCGACGCCGCCCGAGAAACGTGCGGTCGGATGATCGGTTGATGGACCCTCTTCGAAGCGGTTCATGCATGTCCCAGTTCGCGATCGGAGAAGGAGCGCCGTGCTGATGCTCAGCAAATGAGCGATTTTTTGCCTGATTTGGAAGAGCAGTACGTCAGCGAAGTGCCATGATTTTCGGGCCATTAACTCACCAGCTAAAATTTCCGTCCGGTTTCTCCTCAGACCCACGGGTGAAAGCGGTACTTGCTGTGCGACCTTAGTTCCGAAGGCGACTGTTCCGATGGCGGTCACACCGCATCCGTCCTTATCGTCCGGCAGCACGATGTTTTCTGCTTGCTGGTCAAGCCACCGGTCATCACTCCACTTCGTGCTTTGTGCCGATCTTTCCGAGTGTTGATGTGTGTGTCAAGCGGATGTCGTTGATTTCCGTTCGGCAAGTAAACTCTCTGTACCTTGTTTGATTTCAAGCCAACGTTCTCTGCACGGTTCCCAGTGGTTTTAACTTTGACGTTTGGACGTAATGTTTTTGGTATGCACACTTAACAAAATAACTCAAAATGACTCAAAATATTTTCTCTAACGTAACACTATTAGTGTTACTATCCTACTAGGTATTGCATATGCTATGATGTTATGTGAAATATTTTTTAACCATGAATGCACCTTGTTTACAGCTCTTCAAGCAATCCCGCAATTACAACAATTGCTAATTTGTTGAATTCGAAGCCTATTATAATTATATATTTCAATGAACGGTAAGATCATggctaaaatcataaaaatacgaaGTTCATTACATTTATTATATTTCTATAAACATAGATTGTGTTCAAACAAAGACAGAGTAGAAGTTGTCACCAGATCTTACATTTTTTTCCTAGCTAATCAAAGGTGTGAAATTTAAGATAACATTAGGCTAAAAAGCAAATACAAGCTTAAGTTTTTGCAGGCAGTTCGACCAACGAACTTAGTATAACTGAGCAACAATTAAATTATATTTGTTTGGTGGTAGCGAACACTATCGTAAGTTACATGGACTTTCGAATATCTTGTAGATTCTAACTATTTTtgtatgtcttcaggaattttgtaATTCAGCAATAAATTCACAAAATTATCTTGCCTGCCACCCAacaccagcttttcaggcgaatcacATTCCATACCATACCTTGTATCATTCGTTTTTGGAATGAAAGTAATCTTCGTAACGAAAACAATgaacgtggccggcaatggaagttttcgtcTCTTTAAGGTGTTCTAGAAACTTTAATAGGGTctgtaaaccccctgaaacgcacctgaaatcccctgaaatgctatGAAACGCCCCTACAACCTCTAGGAATGCCTTTAAATGTtcttgaaacactctgaaactttTAAATTACTCTGAAATGACTCTAGAATACCTTGAAACGACTCTTAAACCCCATTGCAACGCCCCTCATGTCTCATGCAACGCCCTTTCAATACTCCTAGGAtcccttgaaacatccctgaatccccttaatactattgaaattcccctgaattccccttaatcccattaaaacgccagcCAATCTTGACTGATAGCCCTTCAAAGGCtcttcaaatcccctgaaacatccACTTAAAATGCCCCtggagccccttggaacccccttttatgGATTttatgggaactttctggaatccCCCTTAGCCTCACCTCAAATGTCCAGTGGTTCCAGTGTATATTAGAATCTAGTAGTAAAATTACTTATTTTTGCAACAAGTAGCAAAATGATGATATTTTCAGTAcgaatcgtacatttatccaactaggcttgccgagttggataaatacgataagtgctgaaaaaatcgagttttgcaacgagttgcatactatTTTTTGTCATTACGAAAAATGAGGTTTGAATAGGGTTTTTTTTCTAGGTTACGTACTTCTGCAGAATGAGGTACGATTGATTATCATAGTCAATTAACCTCATTTAACATGCAGTTCATCCTACTATTGATAATACACACGAAAATgagagttgcgatggggatctcgatcgggtggcattgttcgaaggaaaaagtcaaAAATTATGCGTGtatggggcagttgcgatggggatctcggtcgcgttgcattgttcgaaggaaaaagtgaaaaatgacgagtgtttggggcagttgtgatgaaaatctcggtcgcgttgcattgttcgacgcaaaaagtgaaaaattacgcatgtttggggcagttgcgatggggatcacgatcgggtggcattgttcgaaggaaaaagtcaataatgatgcatgtttggggcagttgcgatgaagATCGCGATCGGATTGCATTGTTCGgcgaaaaaaacgaaaaatgacgcgtgtttggggcagttgcgatggggatctcggtcgggtggcattgttggaaggaaaaaaaaacgaaaagtaacGCGTGTTTGAGGCAGTTGCGATGATAATCTCAGCCACGTTGCATTGTTCGTGTTTGGAGCAGGTGCACGTTGTCCTTCCTTGTGAAGTGatgaaaatggatgcacacttggtagcaaatagtattgcagaaaattgaaggagtcaaggagtAGCAGcgatcatccgacgacatggaactgggtgagatcattccgagtttttttttttctttgcatactagaagaagttgggacaatttcgccaatgcgttttcatgaggactcctggagcctgtaatatctgcaaattaatcttgtaactCTGGTGCTGGCATAACACACCAACAATCAATTGagtaaattttaaatatttggcATCAATACCTCAATGGCTGTCAATCACAGGTAAGACATGGGACtattcttagtaaaatacataattcgaaaatagctatctaagcttgaaagtttattctccgtatagggtcttgtaccatttgggcaggtgtacctattttgggcacttgtcgctataactaagtcaatttactcctttccgagacaactgtggggatgctgtggattccacggtttctagtaacaacagttgtcgaactaacattccttttcctttcccgatgaccgtaaggacttggtcggcgccgttattgactttaaaatattgaactctcgttttgtgcacattgagagtgtgtagctagtcccaagcaccattcattggatctctgtgcaacttcgattgttccgatcaatcacggagtagcaactacgatgtttaCGATTATCTTTGATTTTGTTTGCTATTGATAACACACacgaaaatgaatgaaaaatgtatGTTGGTAAAAgtaccgaaaagtgctacttttcagaaCAAGTGTCGAAAATTTGTACTTTTCAGCGGTTTAGTTTTGATGAAAAAATAGGTCTATTTAGCGCCCTTTTACTCAGTGAAAAGTTAacgttttcacaacgtaatggcaaaaaatcaattttattggtACAGACCGCAAAAGCTTCGTTTTGAGGTAAAATTGTAATATACAATGCCTCCCGCACTATCAAAGATAGCCCGTTTTACGGTAGTTATAAATCAATAGTTTGAGAAATAACGACACAAATTCATCAAACCATCTTCTATCAGCCCTGGATAACAAACTACGCACCTTaacaaaaatacacataaattAAGTTTTCACTCCACCCAAGAACGTCCGCACGACTTCACTGCATACTACACTTCACCTTCGCTTCCAACCCCCGGCCAGCAGCGCCAAAAGAGGTTGGTGTACCTAAATACGCACCGAGTTGTCAGCTGTCGTTTTCGGATTTGTCATCGTCCTTATGATCCCAGCCGAAACAATGAAAgaacaaaaaacacaattttCCTTTCACTGCAACAACCATTCATGGCGGAAATGTACAAGTCACACCAAGGCATTTACAGTGTTTCCCCTCCCCTTCAGGCTAGCGTACCACCACCACTTATGCCTTCTATAACTCGATGAGTTCAACGTGGTATTAGTTCTTACGTCGTTGTATGCCTCTGTGTAAGTGCCTATCCTCGAAGCTTATGTACCGCATCGCAAggataacacaaaaaaaaagaatcgtcCTGTTTCACCGCTGC contains the following coding sequences:
- the LOC109405746 gene encoding uncharacterized protein LOC109405746, whose amino-acid sequence is MDLASLSEEEISYELALRHVNNLGALPRRARAVRLRALMQDDEIKGILYDNSSHVMDVGDNISQCQSRVRELIPEVEAALKRGDLPAVRLLRSRLVHYRDRLSIVDPPVAFLDTHAAVALLVQFSLEDVDDALGRTKKSARPVNSDSANRSSTGAVPKGTTQSSTVTEGDFLGFDENGNPVNHSGTSNQASIIHAERQQRHTASPVTEPTAARPQRDSSTLHDNERGAASLEAMRTTRGRGWSAVGQRVVPNNRFEAQKNSSWREPTMGSTIPPPPYEPIRTDAGEADARGDYNQLRADLLRQLNYRAQEHVPRPLLEERRTLKAIHNWPFRYKGEKDGSSLNTFLQRVEIFAASEGVTEDVLLRNVKHLLLDDALNWYSNVYVSGELVTWDDFKRLIRQEFLPASYAYILRAEAYHRLQGEEEPFSKFYQDISTLFQYVDPPVTDQEKLFIIKKNMNSTYAPIAASHHSIRLLVKACKELDELRKLQHHQRRISLPYGALIEPALATPNSSLRPSKPQLPLQRFGKVHAMETESFHSYGESCSPTAYSAEAEQVAQDEDKMDQRMEALLQQVNALKLRFDRREAVGRQSPNQQFPQMSASNPNNHRQVPEANNARDPPAAMICWNCDEGGHRFMDCAKPQAVLFCYRCGQKGFSLRSCPTCLQRSGNAQAGSQ